In one Solanum lycopersicum chromosome 11, SLM_r2.1 genomic region, the following are encoded:
- the LOC101264700 gene encoding elongation factor 1-alpha, which produces MGKEKVHINIVVIGHVDSGKSTTTGHLIYKLGGIDKRVIERFEKEAAEMNKRSFKYAWVLDKLKAERERGITIDIALWKFETTKYYCTVIDAPGHRDFIKNMITGTSQADCAVLIIDSTTGGFEAGISKDGQTREHALLAFTLGVRQMICCCNKMDATTPKYSKARYDEIVKEVSSYLKKVGYNPDKIPFVPISGFEGDNMIERSTNLDWYKGPTLLEALDQLNEPKRPSDKPLRLPLQDVYKIGGIGTVPVGRVETGVIKPGMVVTFGPTGLTTEVKSVEMHHEALQEALPGDNVGFNVKNVAVKDLKRGFVASNSKDDPAKGAASFTAQVIIMNHPGQIGNGYAPVLDCHTSHIAVKFAEILTKIDRRSGKELEKEPKFLKNGDAGMVKMIPTKPMVVETFSEYPPLGRFAVRDMRQTVAVGVIKNVDKKDPSGAKVTKAAQKKK; this is translated from the exons ATGGGTAAAGAGAAGGTTCACATCAACATTGTGGTTATTGGCCATGTTGACTCTGGCAAATCGACTACCACTGGTCACTTGATCTACAAGCTAGGTGGTATCGATAAACGTGTCATCGAGAGGTTTGAGAAAGAAGCTGCTGAGATGAACAAGAGGTCATTCAAGTATGCCTGGGTTCTTGACAAGCTCAAGGCTGAACGTGAACGCGGTATCACTATTGACATTGCCTTGTGGAAGTTTGAGACTACCAAGTACTATTGTACTGTCATTGATGCTCCTGGTCATAGGGATTTCATCAAGAACATGATTACTGGTACCTCTCAAGCTGACTGTGCTGTCCTGATTATCGACTCCACGACTGGTGGTTTTGAAGCTGGTATCTCTAAGGATGGACAGACTCGTGAACATGCGTTGCTTGCTTTCACACTTGGTGTTAGGCAAATGATTTGTTGCTGCAACAAG ATGGATGCTACCACACCTAAGTACTCCAAGGCTAGGTATGATGAAATTGTGAAGGAAGTGTCTTCTTACCTTAAGAAGGTTGGTTACAACCCTGACAAGATCCCATTTGTGCCGATTTCTGGTTTCGAAGGAGATAATATGATTGAGAGATCAACTAACCTGGACTGGTACAAGGGTCCAACCCTTCTTGAGGCTCTTGACCAGCTTAATGAGCCTAAGAGGCCCTCGGACAAACCCTTGCGTCTTCCACTTCAGGATGTCTATAAGATTGGGGGGATTGGGACTGTTCCTGTTGGTCGTGTTGAGACTGGTGTGATTAAGCCTGGTATGGTTGTGACTTTTGGTCCTACTGGTCTGACTACTGAAGTTAAGTCTGTTGAGATGCATCATGAAGCTCTTCAAGAGGCACTGCCTGGTGATAATGTTGGTTTTAACGTCAAGAATGTTGCGGTTAAGGATCTTAAACGTGGATTTGTTGCTTCCAACTCCAAGGATGACCCAGCTAAGGGGGCTGCTAGCTTCACCGCTCAGGTCATCATCATGAACCATCCAGGACAGATTGGAAATGGATATGCTCCAGTGCTGGACTGTCACACCTCCCATATTGCTGTCAAGTTTGCTGAGATCTTGACTAAGATTGACAGGCGTTCTGGTAAGGAACTCGAGAAGGAGCCTAAGTTCTTGAAGAACGGTGATGCTGGTATGGTTAAGATGATTCCCACCAAGCCCATGGTTGTTGAGACATTCTCCGAGTACCCACCATTGGGACGTTTTGCTGTGAGGGACATGCGTCAAACTGTTGCTGTTGGTGTTATCAAGAATGTTGACAAGAAGGACCCATCTGGAGCCAAGGTCACCAAGGCTGCTcagaagaaaaaatga
- the ABCG28 gene encoding ABC transporter G family member 3, translating to MEEIQSQSDHYRSSSSSASSPASRVPSSNFFYLRKPGSLRQPISFEDSPDWEDTDIEVRVDEGGDSINAATTPASPSLSKLNSGSLPSPPLPDGAVITRKIAGASIAWKDLTVTIKGKRKYSDKVVKSSNGYALPGTMTVIMGPAKSGKSTLLRSLAGRLPDSARMYGEVFVNGTKRSMPYGSYGFVDRETTLIGTLTVREFLYYSALLQLPGFLCQKRSVVEDAIDSMSLGDYANKLIGGHCYMKGLRSGERRRVSIARELVMRPHILFIDEPLYRLDSVSALLMMVTLKKLASTGCTLIFTIYQSSTEVFGLFDRICLLSNGNTLFFGETLACLQHFSNAGFPCPIMQSPSDHFLRAINTEFDRIIAMCKSWQDDHGDLSAVNMDTAVAIRTLEATYKSSADAVALETMIVKLTEKEGPSLKSKGMVGNLTRVAVLTWRSLLIMSREWKYYWLRLILYMLLALCIGTVFSGLGHTLSSVVTRVAAIFVFVSFTSLLSIAGVPAQMKEIKIYACEESNQHSGAFIFLLGQLFASIPFLFLISISSSLVFYFLVGLRDEFSMLMYFVLNFFACLLVNEGLVLAVTSIWQDIFWSVLIFVSIQVIMMLSAGFLRIRSSLPGPVWMYPISYIAFHTYSIQGLLENEYNETSFAVGQVRTISGNQALQNVYDISADSNSKWKNLLVLFLMAVAYRVLVFVLLKFYVRKSLFVPKLFLCNQNTKNSR from the exons ATGGAAGAGATACAGTCCCAATCGGATCATTATAGGTCTTCGTCTTCTTCGGCAAGTAGTCCAGCGAGTAGGGTGCCATCAAGTAATTTCTTCTACTTGAGGAAACCTGGTTCACTTAGACAACCAATTTCATTTGAAGATTCACCTGATTGGGAAGACACAGATATTGAAGTCAGAGTGGATGAAGGAGGTGATTCCATCAATGCTGCAACTACACCAGCCTCCCCTTCCCTGTCAAAGCTTAACAGTGGTTCGTTGCCATCTCCACCTTTACCAGATGGGGCAGTTATTACAAGGAAAATTGCTGGGGCATCTATTGCCTGGAAGGATTTAACAGTAACCATAAAGGGAAAACGGAAATACTCTGATAAGGTGGTCAAGAGCTCGAATGGTTATGCATTACCTGGTACAATGACTGTAATTATGGGACCTGCCAAGTCAGGGAAATCAACGCTCTTGAGATCCCTTGCAG GAAGGTTGCCTGATTCAGCCAGAATGTATGGTGAGGTTTTTGTTAATGGGACGAAAAGGAGCATGCCTTATGGTTCCTAT GGATTTGTTGACAGAGAAACTACTCTTATTGGAACATTGACAGTGCGTGAATTCCTCTACTACTCAGCATTGCTTCAGCTTCCTGGTTTTCTTTGTCAGAAAAGGAGTGTGGTGGAGGATGCTATTGATTCTATGTCACTGGGAGATTATGCTAATAAACTAATTGGTGGACATTGCTACATGAAAGGTCTTCGAAGTGGCGAGAGAAGGCGTGTCAGTATTGCCAGGGAACTTGTTATGAGACCACACATTTTATTTATAGATGAACCCCTTTATCGGCTTGACAG TGTTTCTGCACTTCTGATGATGGTTACACTGAAGAAGCTCGCAAGTACCGGCTGCACTCTGATATTCACCATTTACCAAAGCAGTACTGAAGTTTTTGGCCTTTTTGATCGCATTTGCCTCCTCTCAAATGGAAATACATTGTTTTTTGGGGAAACTTTGGCTTGCTTGCAG CACTTTTCAAATGCTGGTTTCCCTTGTCCAATCATGCAAAGTCCTTCAGATCATTTCTTACGTGCCATAAATACAGAGTTCGACAGGATCATCGCGATGTGCAAAAGTTGGCAG GATGACCACGGAGACTTGTCAGCAGTGAACATGGATACTGCTGTTGCTATACGTACCCTTGAAGCAACCTATAAATCATCAGCAGATGCTGTTGCTCTTGAGACTATGATAGTGAAGCTCACTGAGAAG GAAGGTCCATCCCTCAAAAGCAAGGGAATGGTTGGCAACTTAACACGAGTTGCAGTGTTGACTTGGAGATCCTTATTGATTATGTCAAGGGAGTGGAAATACTACTGGCTTAGGTTGATTCTATATATGCTTCTCGCACTTTGCATCGGTACTGTATTTTCTGGATTGGGGCATACCTTATCATCTGTTGTG ACACGAGTAGCAgctatttttgtatttgtttcaTTCACCTCTCTATTGAGCATTGCCGGTGTACCTGCACAGATGAAAGAAATTAAG ATATACGCCTGCGAAGAATCAAACCAGCATTCTGGTGCATTTATTTTCCTACTTGGGCAGCTTTTTGCCAGCATACCTTTCTTGTTTCTCATCTCCATTTCGTCCAGTCTCGTCTTCTATTTTCTTGTTGGGCTGCGGGATGAGTTCAGCATGTTGATGTATTTCGTGTTGAATTTCTTCGCATGCCTATTAGTAAATGAAGGATTGGTGCTCGCTGTTACTTCCATTTGGCAAGACATCTTCTGGAGCGTCTTGATTTTTGTCTCCATACAA GTGATAATGATGCTTTCTGCTGGCTTTTTAAGAATCAGAAGTTCTTTGCCAGGACCAGTATGGATGTACCCCATTTCTTATATAGCTTTTCATACCTACTCTATCCAG GGGCTCTTGGAGAACGAGTACAATGAGACCTCTTTTGCTGTTGGTCAGGTGAGGACCATATCTGGTAATCAGGCTTTGCAAAATGTATATGACATATCTGCTGATAGCAACTCGAAGTGGAAAAATTTGTTAGTATTGTTTCTTATGGCAGTTGCATACAGagttcttgtttttgttttgctCAAGTTTTATGTCAGGAAAAGCCTCTTTGTACCCAAACTatttctctgtaaccaaaatacaaagaattcaagataa